A stretch of Rhodoferax potami DNA encodes these proteins:
- a CDS encoding PglL family O-oligosaccharyltransferase — MALPQHPALSPAAPDLTHIVKVQLTTGLLLAAIAFPWVSPLSWGPNPDMLQRLGTAGSCALFLLVWAVGGHRMPRASLVATMAWGWLLAALLSASMAWMQYFGAVDPGWSDWIMQTSQGTAFANLRQRNQFATLTSIGLLSLLCLAHRPANAAPLALPALRTAAIGAAVLLLAGGNAASSSRTGALQWILIAAVAWFWNWRSTDAGKGTAWRWSLWALAAYLAANVALPYALQSLTGQVPANAFARFSEDAGSQSRMILWANVMELITVHPWTGWGWGELKFAHFMHPYAGARFSEILDNAHNLPLQLAVELGLPAATLLCGGALVLAARAKPWRAQHPTTQLAWGVLLVIGLHSLLEYPLWYGPFQVAALLAVGMLCTAQHLQGTGLQRNGLRLVACGLAGALIAITAFTGWEYSRVSQLYMHPQARSPELKDNTYEKVKDAVLFRSAVQFAYVTTTPVTPETARALYTAALQTMHYSPEPRVIEVLLESAALLGLESPLTAHIRERGKVVYPPR; from the coding sequence ATGGCGCTGCCACAACACCCCGCACTGTCACCCGCTGCCCCCGACCTCACACACATCGTGAAGGTGCAACTCACCACCGGCTTGCTGCTGGCGGCGATTGCCTTCCCCTGGGTCAGCCCGCTGTCCTGGGGACCCAACCCTGACATGCTGCAGCGCTTGGGCACAGCGGGCAGCTGCGCGTTGTTTTTGCTGGTGTGGGCCGTGGGCGGGCACCGCATGCCGCGCGCGAGCCTGGTGGCGACGATGGCCTGGGGCTGGCTGCTCGCTGCACTGCTCAGCGCCAGCATGGCCTGGATGCAGTATTTCGGGGCGGTGGATCCAGGCTGGTCGGATTGGATCATGCAGACAAGCCAAGGCACAGCATTCGCCAATCTGCGCCAGCGCAACCAGTTTGCGACACTCACCTCCATCGGCTTGCTCAGCCTGCTGTGTTTGGCACATAGGCCGGCGAATGCGGCCCCACTGGCCCTGCCGGCCTTGCGCACGGCAGCGATAGGGGCTGCGGTGTTGTTACTGGCTGGGGGTAACGCGGCCAGCAGCTCCCGCACGGGAGCTTTGCAATGGATATTGATTGCTGCGGTGGCGTGGTTCTGGAACTGGCGCAGCACAGACGCAGGCAAGGGCACCGCTTGGCGCTGGAGCCTGTGGGCGCTGGCGGCCTACCTTGCTGCCAACGTGGCGCTGCCCTACGCCTTGCAATCACTCACAGGGCAAGTCCCTGCCAATGCATTCGCGCGTTTTTCAGAGGACGCAGGCTCCCAAAGCCGCATGATTCTGTGGGCCAACGTAATGGAGTTGATCACGGTGCACCCGTGGACGGGCTGGGGCTGGGGGGAGCTGAAGTTTGCCCACTTCATGCACCCCTATGCCGGTGCGCGGTTCAGTGAAATTCTGGACAACGCGCACAACCTGCCCTTGCAATTGGCGGTGGAGCTGGGGCTGCCGGCTGCGACCCTGCTGTGTGGTGGCGCGCTGGTTTTGGCGGCCCGCGCCAAGCCGTGGCGCGCACAGCACCCTACTACCCAGTTGGCTTGGGGTGTGCTGCTGGTCATCGGGCTGCACAGCCTGCTGGAGTATCCCCTGTGGTACGGGCCGTTTCAGGTTGCGGCCCTGTTGGCGGTGGGCATGTTGTGCACTGCACAGCACCTGCAAGGGACCGGCCTGCAAAGAAACGGCCTTCGGTTGGTGGCCTGTGGTCTGGCGGGTGCATTGATTGCAATCACCGCCTTCACCGGTTGGGAGTATTCGCGGGTGAGTCAGCTTTATATGCATCCCCAGGCGCGCAGCCCTGAGCTGAAAGACAACACCTATGAAAAAGTCAAAGACGCGGTGCTGTTTCGCAGCGCAGTGCAGTTTGCGTATGTGACCACCACACCAGTAACGCCGGAGACGGCTCGCGCGCTGTACACCGCTGCGCTGCAAACCATGCACTACTCGCCCGAACCAAGGGTGATCGAGGTGCTGCTGGAAAGTGCGGCCCTGCTGGGCTTGGAGAGCCCGCTAACCGCCCACATCCGCGAGCGGGGCAAAGTGGTCTACCCGCCGCGCTAA
- a CDS encoding DUF962 domain-containing protein has product MKTLTDHLTQYAAYHQDSRNVVTHFVGIPMIVLAVTILLSRPQWSAAGLHLSPAVLVALGSTWFYTRLDARFGVVMAVLLAAALAASQWFAAQSTSVWLGWGIGLFVVGWAFQFVGHYYEGKKPAFVDDLIGLLVGPLFLVAEVAFHWNMRTEVRDEIRRRLGAAPAATGLAA; this is encoded by the coding sequence ATGAAAACCCTCACCGACCATCTAACCCAATACGCTGCCTACCACCAGGACAGCCGAAACGTGGTCACCCACTTTGTGGGCATCCCGATGATTGTTCTGGCCGTCACGATTTTGTTGTCGCGTCCCCAGTGGTCTGCCGCCGGGCTGCACCTCAGCCCTGCTGTGTTGGTGGCCTTGGGGTCCACCTGGTTTTACACACGCTTGGATGCGCGTTTTGGTGTCGTCATGGCGGTGCTATTGGCCGCAGCGCTGGCGGCCAGCCAATGGTTTGCGGCACAAAGTACCAGTGTCTGGCTGGGCTGGGGCATTGGCTTGTTTGTGGTGGGTTGGGCGTTCCAGTTTGTGGGCCATTACTACGAGGGCAAGAAACCGGCTTTTGTGGATGACCTGATCGGCCTGCTGGTCGGCCCCTTGTTTCTGGTGGCCGAGGTGGCCTTCCACTGGAACATGCGCACCGAAGTGCGCGATGAGATCCGTCGCCGCTTGGGCGCGGCTCCTGCTGCAACCGGCCTGGCAGCATGA
- a CDS encoding ATP-binding protein produces MSNSRPWRISSGYLFLVALLLLAFALGYLVVRNTVQKTVDHQALSIAQVVASQAATARTVYSREIAEKLRRDGSGPSENFLTMPGHVPIPAQFLKQMAQAASQSTDNLFAYRPVSKWNLDPGQGLNDDFLRWAWPQLETQEKSAPPDLVQWRVISRIDEQDGIRVLRYLKADPASDMSCVACHNAYEKRPDILARRTAEGITPGKQWKQNELLGALYVTVPLDKAELVAKSYVTDATFFFGLILVASVIAMMAYKTRTERELRHAKRAAEQANNAKSEFLANMSHEIRTPMIGVIGMTELALDTDLSPQQRDYLTTVKGSAQTLMVILNDLLDFSKIEAGKLHIEHIDFSVLETLNDILRPLIARAEAKNIALEYLWPTNLPTVLRGDPGRIRQVLSNLVDNAIKFTSEGQVRVTLRSTRLPNGTVELQFAVSDTGIGMSAATQKHIFESFSQADASTTRGFGGTGLGLSICKNLVELMGGGIWVESAPSMGSTFYFTMPLQPAQQGPAVVYTPEVSAPPVPSTPANTEPALPGAPCRILLVEDHPINQKLAITLLSKWGYEVVLAENGQEGLDLFKGGHWDLILMDVQMPVMGGLEATRAMRAWERQEQRPRTPIIAMTANAMDRDRADCLEAGMDEHLAKPYKVEMLRILLARFLLRSE; encoded by the coding sequence ATGTCAAATTCGCGACCTTGGCGTATCTCGAGTGGCTACTTGTTTCTGGTAGCGTTACTTTTATTGGCCTTTGCGCTGGGCTATCTGGTGGTCCGTAACACGGTACAAAAAACCGTAGACCACCAGGCGCTGTCGATCGCGCAAGTGGTCGCCAGCCAGGCCGCTACCGCCCGCACGGTGTATTCCCGCGAGATTGCTGAAAAGCTACGCCGTGATGGCTCGGGCCCCAGTGAAAACTTTCTCACCATGCCCGGCCATGTGCCGATTCCGGCGCAGTTCTTGAAGCAAATGGCGCAAGCCGCCAGCCAGAGCACAGACAACCTGTTTGCCTACCGTCCCGTCAGCAAATGGAACCTGGACCCCGGCCAAGGCCTGAACGACGACTTTCTGCGCTGGGCCTGGCCACAGCTCGAAACCCAAGAAAAATCGGCCCCGCCTGATTTGGTGCAGTGGCGGGTCATCAGCCGTATCGACGAGCAAGACGGTATCCGGGTGCTGCGCTACCTCAAGGCCGACCCCGCCTCCGACATGTCGTGCGTGGCATGCCACAACGCTTACGAAAAGCGCCCCGACATCCTGGCCCGCCGGACTGCAGAAGGCATCACCCCCGGCAAGCAATGGAAGCAAAACGAGCTCTTGGGCGCCCTCTACGTCACTGTGCCGCTGGACAAGGCCGAGCTGGTCGCCAAAAGCTACGTCACTGACGCCACCTTCTTCTTCGGCCTGATTCTGGTCGCTTCGGTGATCGCCATGATGGCCTACAAAACCCGCACCGAGCGGGAGCTGCGCCACGCCAAGCGCGCCGCCGAGCAGGCCAACAATGCCAAAAGCGAGTTTCTGGCCAATATGAGCCACGAGATCCGCACCCCGATGATCGGGGTCATCGGCATGACCGAGCTCGCGCTCGACACCGACCTCTCCCCCCAGCAGCGCGACTACCTGACCACTGTCAAAGGCTCGGCGCAGACCCTGATGGTCATCCTGAACGACCTGCTCGATTTCTCCAAGATCGAAGCCGGCAAACTGCACATCGAGCACATCGATTTCTCGGTGCTAGAAACCCTCAACGACATCTTGCGCCCCCTCATCGCGCGGGCTGAAGCCAAGAACATCGCGCTCGAATACCTCTGGCCCACTAACTTACCCACCGTTCTGCGTGGCGACCCCGGCCGTATCCGCCAAGTGCTGAGCAACTTGGTGGACAACGCCATCAAATTCACCTCGGAGGGGCAGGTCCGCGTCACGCTCCGCTCCACCCGTTTGCCCAATGGCACGGTAGAGCTGCAGTTTGCGGTGAGCGACACCGGCATCGGCATGTCGGCAGCCACCCAGAAACACATTTTTGAGTCCTTCAGCCAGGCCGATGCGTCTACCACCCGGGGCTTTGGCGGCACCGGGCTGGGCTTGAGCATCTGCAAAAACCTGGTCGAGCTGATGGGCGGCGGCATCTGGGTCGAGAGCGCGCCCTCCATGGGCAGCACCTTCTATTTCACGATGCCACTGCAGCCTGCCCAGCAGGGCCCAGCGGTGGTCTACACCCCAGAGGTATCTGCGCCACCCGTGCCAAGCACCCCCGCAAACACAGAGCCTGCACTTCCCGGCGCACCTTGCCGCATCCTGCTGGTAGAGGACCACCCGATCAACCAAAAACTGGCCATCACCCTCTTGAGCAAGTGGGGCTACGAGGTGGTGCTTGCCGAGAATGGGCAAGAGGGCCTGGACCTGTTCAAGGGGGGCCACTGGGACCTGATCTTGATGGACGTTCAAATGCCCGTCATGGGCGGCCTCGAGGCGACTCGCGCCATGCGCGCGTGGGAGCGCCAGGAGCAGCGGCCCCGCACCCCTATCATCGCCATGACCGCCAACGCGATGGACCGCGACCGCGCCGACTGCCTCGAAGCCGGCATGGACGAGCACCTCGCCAAGCCCTACAAGGTCGAAATGCTGCGCATCCTGCTTGCGCGCTTCTTGCTCCGCTCCGAATAA
- a CDS encoding MarR family winged helix-turn-helix transcriptional regulator gives MPTTPTSTPPTPAPAETSLTVATFVAFMTASGHAQQILKARMLAADVEQGLGPLHLHALCLCQRSPGATQQQLVQSMGRDKGQMARLIRELEDRQLLVRTPDERDRRVWRLSLTPEGAQKSAWFLALEATLAEDLFGALDEAEAASLYAVLQTVQARMNGWEPHA, from the coding sequence ATGCCGACCACACCGACTTCCACGCCCCCCACGCCTGCCCCCGCCGAGACCTCGTTAACAGTCGCCACGTTTGTGGCCTTCATGACGGCTTCGGGCCATGCCCAGCAAATCCTCAAGGCCCGCATGCTCGCAGCCGACGTTGAGCAGGGCCTGGGCCCGCTGCATTTGCACGCGCTGTGCCTGTGTCAGCGTAGCCCCGGGGCTACCCAGCAACAGTTGGTGCAGTCCATGGGGCGGGACAAGGGCCAGATGGCCCGCCTGATCCGCGAGCTGGAAGACCGGCAACTGCTGGTGCGCACCCCCGATGAGCGGGACCGCCGGGTGTGGCGCCTGAGCCTGACGCCGGAGGGTGCACAAAAAAGCGCCTGGTTTCTGGCTCTCGAGGCCACACTGGCAGAAGACCTGTTTGGCGCGCTGGACGAGGCGGAGGCCGCGTCTTTGTATGCGGTCTTGCAGACGGTGCAAGCTCGCATGAACGGATGGGAACCCCATGCATAA
- a CDS encoding DUF2798 domain-containing protein → MPTSAFRKIPPPVLILPTIALLLSAFMTWANAAAGAPFAALWARNFATCLVMLPLILLGIAQLEKLVAVVAPTLRPFWGKVVVSLLSSLAIESLLALVISLINSPWDATLPLYWWKAFSRSLPIGLLIGFFMGFYLKPKLDAMRRARQT, encoded by the coding sequence ATGCCTACTTCTGCCTTCCGCAAAATTCCACCGCCCGTTCTCATCTTGCCTACGATCGCTTTGTTGCTCAGCGCCTTCATGACTTGGGCCAATGCCGCAGCCGGTGCCCCGTTTGCAGCACTGTGGGCGCGCAACTTTGCCACCTGCCTGGTGATGCTTCCGCTGATTTTGCTGGGCATCGCCCAACTCGAAAAACTGGTTGCCGTGGTGGCGCCCACGCTGCGCCCGTTCTGGGGCAAGGTGGTGGTGTCGCTGCTGAGCTCATTGGCCATTGAAAGCCTGCTGGCGCTCGTGATCTCGCTGATCAACAGCCCGTGGGACGCCACCTTGCCGCTCTACTGGTGGAAGGCCTTCAGCCGCTCGCTGCCTATCGGGCTGCTGATTGGGTTTTTCATGGGCTTCTATTTGAAACCCAAGCTCGACGCCATGCGCCGCGCACGCCAGACTTGA
- a CDS encoding tRNA-uridine aminocarboxypropyltransferase, which produces MHKPVPAEPHAVSRLRAARLARSSKPFLARGGMKGERCPGCRINPAHCICALQPRMQARAGVCLIMADIEPLKPSNTGWLIADVVTDTYAFGWARTEVDPALLALLADPQWLPVVVFPGEFVTPGRVMNTLPPPALVPEGADSGPAKRPLFILLDATWPEARKMFRKSPYLDRFPVLSLQPEQISRYKLRRSRREDHFCTSEVGALCLELAGETRAALVLEAWLEVYTHHYLQAKHQLPPHLDTPAHLALQHLAQEASPAGG; this is translated from the coding sequence ATGCATAAGCCGGTTCCCGCAGAACCCCATGCGGTGTCGCGCCTGCGCGCTGCACGCCTGGCCCGCAGCAGCAAACCGTTTCTGGCGCGCGGCGGCATGAAGGGTGAACGGTGCCCAGGCTGCCGCATCAACCCGGCGCACTGCATTTGCGCGTTACAGCCCCGAATGCAGGCGCGCGCCGGGGTGTGCCTGATCATGGCGGATATTGAGCCTCTCAAACCCAGCAACACGGGTTGGCTGATTGCCGATGTGGTGACAGACACCTATGCCTTCGGCTGGGCGCGCACCGAGGTCGACCCCGCCTTGCTAGCCCTGCTGGCAGACCCGCAGTGGCTGCCGGTGGTGGTGTTCCCCGGCGAGTTTGTGACGCCGGGGCGGGTGATGAACACCTTGCCACCGCCGGCATTGGTGCCAGAGGGGGCAGACTCCGGACCTGCCAAACGGCCTCTGTTTATCTTGCTCGATGCCACCTGGCCGGAAGCGCGCAAGATGTTCCGCAAGAGCCCTTACCTCGACCGCTTCCCGGTGCTCAGCTTGCAGCCCGAGCAGATCTCGCGCTACAAGTTGCGCCGATCCCGCAGAGAAGACCACTTTTGCACCAGTGAAGTGGGGGCCCTGTGCCTAGAGCTGGCCGGCGAGACCCGTGCCGCCCTGGTGCTGGAGGCCTGGCTGGAGGTCTACACCCACCACTACCTGCAGGCCAAGCACCAGCTCCCCCCGCACCTCGACACCCCGGCGCACCTCGCGTTACAACACTTGGCGCAAGAAGCTTCACCGGCCGGTGGATAA
- a CDS encoding 5-carboxymethyl-2-hydroxymuconate isomerase, with the protein MPHLVVLYTANLDREADMSGLCRSLCDTMLAQRDESGKQVFPTGGTRVLAYPAAHSAVADGKGDYGFVYMNLRMAKGRSPVVHQQMGEALKATAGTYLAAVLTSKPLGITVQIDEGHEVFDGKHSTLHPLFNKA; encoded by the coding sequence ATGCCGCACTTGGTTGTTTTGTACACCGCGAATCTCGACCGTGAGGCCGATATGTCCGGCCTGTGCCGCAGTTTGTGCGACACCATGCTCGCCCAGCGCGACGAGAGCGGCAAACAAGTCTTCCCCACCGGAGGCACCCGCGTCCTGGCCTACCCGGCTGCACACAGTGCTGTGGCTGATGGCAAGGGCGACTACGGTTTTGTGTACATGAACCTGCGTATGGCCAAGGGCCGCAGCCCGGTGGTGCACCAGCAAATGGGCGAGGCCCTCAAGGCCACCGCCGGCACTTATCTGGCGGCGGTGTTAACCAGCAAACCCTTGGGCATTACGGTGCAAATCGATGAAGGCCACGAGGTGTTTGACGGCAAGCACAGCACCCTGCACCCCTTGTTTAACAAGGCCTGA
- the rarD gene encoding EamA family transporter RarD produces MQPGVLYAALAYLAWGLFPLYFKQLSAIPALEVVMHRTVWCMVLLLAVLAMRRQWAWLGAVWRTPKVMGAFALSAVLLGVNWLVYVWAVQNGHVLDASLGYFILPLVNVGLGFVFLHERPRPGQWIAVAVAAAGVLWLALLSGHVPWVALVLAVTFGFYGLLRKVGALGALEGLTLETLVLAPVAGGLLLWWGLQGQGALVQGSVSDIGWLLLAGPFTAVPLLLFAAGARRVSMATMGILQYISPSLQLLIGVWLYGEPFEAARAIGFCLIWAALGVYSLEGWWFSRRAAADTKGS; encoded by the coding sequence ATGCAACCTGGTGTTCTTTATGCAGCCCTGGCCTACCTGGCCTGGGGGCTCTTCCCGCTTTATTTCAAGCAACTCTCCGCCATCCCCGCCCTGGAGGTGGTGATGCACCGCACCGTCTGGTGCATGGTGCTTTTGCTTGCCGTGTTGGCCATGCGCCGCCAGTGGGCCTGGTTGGGTGCGGTGTGGCGCACCCCTAAAGTGATGGGCGCGTTTGCCCTCTCGGCCGTGCTGCTGGGGGTGAACTGGCTGGTATACGTGTGGGCGGTGCAAAACGGCCATGTGCTTGACGCCAGCCTGGGCTATTTCATCCTGCCGCTGGTCAACGTGGGGCTGGGCTTTGTGTTTTTGCACGAGCGCCCGCGCCCTGGTCAATGGATTGCGGTGGCTGTGGCGGCCGCCGGCGTGCTCTGGCTGGCCCTGCTCTCGGGCCATGTGCCGTGGGTGGCGCTGGTGTTGGCTGTCACTTTCGGGTTCTACGGCTTGCTGCGCAAAGTGGGCGCTCTGGGCGCATTGGAAGGCCTCACGTTGGAGACGCTGGTGCTCGCACCGGTAGCGGGCGGCCTGCTGCTCTGGTGGGGCCTGCAGGGGCAGGGCGCCTTGGTCCAGGGCAGTGTGTCGGACATCGGCTGGCTGCTACTGGCCGGCCCGTTTACCGCGGTGCCCTTGCTCTTGTTTGCCGCCGGTGCGCGCCGGGTGTCCATGGCCACTATGGGTATCCTGCAATATATCTCCCCCAGCCTGCAACTGCTGATTGGTGTGTGGCTTTATGGCGAACCCTTCGAGGCGGCCCGGGCTATCGGCTTTTGCCTGATCTGGGCTGCCCTAGGGGTGTACAGCCTCGAGGGCTGGTGGTTCAGCCGCCGCGCAGCGGCAGACACAAAGGGCAGTTAG
- a CDS encoding chalcone isomerase family protein, whose protein sequence is MTIYAPRVLAAVLVSLFLASAATAQTAAPTGGVTVEGVVFEKEAQVAGTALKLNGAGVRSKFVFKVYAAGLYLAAPARTPAEVYATKGPKRLKVSFVREIDATTLGKTMSQVMSDNLPREQFGKCIPGLIKLGELFADKKKMGVGEMFTVDEIPAKATVISINNKVAAEISEPEFFACLMYNYFGERPADAKLKLALLGGP, encoded by the coding sequence ATGACGATCTATGCTCCCCGCGTACTGGCAGCGGTGCTGGTGTCTCTTTTTCTGGCCTCTGCCGCCACTGCGCAAACCGCGGCCCCGACCGGTGGCGTTACCGTCGAGGGCGTGGTCTTTGAGAAAGAAGCCCAGGTGGCCGGCACCGCACTCAAGCTAAATGGCGCCGGTGTGCGGTCCAAGTTTGTCTTCAAGGTCTATGCGGCGGGCTTGTATTTGGCGGCCCCGGCCAGAACCCCTGCAGAGGTCTATGCCACCAAAGGCCCCAAGCGTCTGAAGGTGAGTTTTGTGCGCGAAATCGATGCCACGACCCTGGGTAAAACCATGTCCCAGGTGATGAGTGACAACCTTCCGCGCGAACAGTTCGGCAAATGCATACCCGGCCTTATCAAGCTGGGCGAGCTCTTTGCTGACAAGAAAAAGATGGGTGTCGGAGAAATGTTCACCGTGGACGAAATTCCTGCCAAAGCGACCGTCATCAGCATCAACAACAAGGTGGCCGCTGAGATTTCCGAGCCGGAGTTCTTTGCCTGCCTGATGTACAACTACTTCGGCGAACGCCCGGCCGATGCCAAGCTCAAGCTAGCCTTGCTCGGCGGGCCCTGA
- a CDS encoding restriction endonuclease produces MKYKMAPNSLFAILLRNPWWYSVLIAGVISAMCAALMPKDLVVFGIIGTFPFLVIAAMALKRQWNTPSAAAVEAETARLAGLSWREFSAELNAKFVKQGYSVTRLGANASGSAADFRLEKAGQVTLVAAKRYKAATHGVEPLEALVAQKEALGADFAVYVCLGSVSPQAAKFAKDKAIQLGL; encoded by the coding sequence ATGAAATACAAAATGGCTCCCAACTCACTGTTTGCGATCTTGCTGCGCAACCCGTGGTGGTACAGCGTTTTGATTGCAGGCGTCATCAGTGCGATGTGCGCCGCTCTGATGCCCAAGGACCTGGTCGTGTTTGGCATCATCGGCACGTTCCCGTTCTTGGTGATCGCGGCAATGGCACTCAAGCGGCAATGGAACACCCCGTCTGCGGCAGCCGTAGAGGCCGAGACAGCGCGCTTGGCAGGCTTGTCGTGGCGAGAGTTTTCCGCAGAGTTAAACGCCAAATTCGTTAAGCAGGGATATAGCGTGACGCGTTTGGGGGCCAACGCCTCGGGGAGTGCGGCCGACTTTCGTTTGGAAAAGGCAGGACAAGTCACCCTGGTCGCTGCCAAACGCTACAAAGCGGCCACCCACGGGGTGGAGCCGCTCGAAGCCTTGGTGGCCCAGAAAGAAGCGCTGGGTGCGGACTTTGCGGTCTATGTGTGCTTGGGCTCTGTGAGCCCGCAAGCGGCCAAGTTCGCCAAGGACAAGGCCATCCAACTGGGGCTCTGA
- a CDS encoding Crp/Fnr family transcriptional regulator: protein MPDISSHLPMLRSGRWFAQLPPDFAQGLLAMARVRYLQAGEKLFLREAAPCGLYAVVRGTIRISGHSGEGDAAREAVLVLLSPPQWFGEISVFDGSARTHDAHAAEACTLLHIPHEELLAWLARHPAHWRDLAVLMADKLRLAFVSMEEQTVLPAPQRLARRLLTMALSYGQATESDRTLRVLAVTQEQLALMIGVSRQTTNQILRDFKARGVLQAQRGSIELLDLQALRAECE from the coding sequence ATGCCTGATATCTCGAGTCATTTGCCCATGCTGCGTAGCGGCCGCTGGTTTGCCCAGTTGCCACCGGACTTTGCCCAAGGCCTGTTGGCCATGGCCCGGGTACGCTACCTGCAAGCCGGCGAAAAGCTGTTTTTGCGGGAGGCTGCGCCTTGCGGGCTCTATGCGGTGGTACGCGGCACCATCCGCATTTCCGGTCACAGCGGAGAAGGCGATGCAGCCCGCGAAGCGGTACTGGTGCTGCTGTCACCCCCGCAATGGTTCGGCGAAATCTCAGTGTTTGACGGATCTGCCCGCACCCACGACGCCCATGCGGCCGAAGCCTGCACCCTCCTGCACATTCCGCATGAAGAACTGCTCGCATGGCTCGCCCGGCACCCTGCACATTGGCGCGACTTGGCGGTGCTGATGGCCGACAAACTGCGCCTGGCCTTTGTGAGCATGGAGGAACAAACCGTGCTGCCCGCGCCCCAACGCCTGGCGCGGCGACTGCTGACCATGGCCCTGAGCTACGGCCAAGCCACGGAAAGCGACCGCACCTTGCGTGTGCTGGCCGTCACCCAAGAGCAACTGGCCTTGATGATCGGCGTATCCCGCCAGACCACCAACCAGATCCTGCGTGACTTCAAAGCCCGTGGAGTGCTGCAGGCGCAACGCGGCTCTATCGAGCTGCTGGACCTGCAGGCGCTGCGCGCAGAGTGCGAATAA
- a CDS encoding bile acid:sodium symporter family protein encodes MSFTAALPTLLLLALALVMFGLGLSLTVQDFARLREHPRAVLLALVLQMVALPAVAVGLIVLLGVQPIYAVGLMLLAASPGGVSANLFSHLFGGNVAMNISLTAINTVLSIVSLPLIANWAIATYLQTGQVVPLQFGKVLEVVGVVMVPVLIGMVVRHRQPGFSERMGSPMKAFSAVVLAAFSLIAIVKEWSALTASINSLGPVVLASNLASLLVGYYLSRAAGLAKPLATAVSFEIGIHNSTLAIFVALSVLGNLQLGLPAAIYSVSMYLTATAFGFLVLRRSPPENAP; translated from the coding sequence ATGAGCTTTACCGCTGCGCTGCCCACCTTGTTGCTGCTGGCGCTTGCGCTGGTGATGTTTGGTCTGGGTCTGTCATTGACCGTTCAGGACTTTGCCCGCCTGCGCGAACATCCACGCGCCGTGTTGCTGGCCCTCGTGCTGCAGATGGTGGCGCTGCCGGCAGTGGCCGTCGGACTGATTGTGCTGTTGGGCGTGCAGCCCATTTACGCCGTCGGCCTGATGCTGCTGGCCGCCTCTCCGGGCGGGGTGTCAGCCAACCTGTTCAGCCACTTGTTTGGCGGCAATGTGGCGATGAACATTTCGCTAACCGCCATCAACACGGTGCTCTCCATTGTGAGCCTCCCCCTCATTGCCAACTGGGCCATTGCCACCTACTTGCAGACGGGCCAGGTGGTTCCCCTGCAGTTCGGCAAGGTGCTGGAGGTGGTGGGTGTTGTGATGGTGCCGGTGCTCATCGGCATGGTGGTGCGGCACCGCCAGCCCGGTTTCAGTGAGCGCATGGGTTCGCCCATGAAGGCGTTCAGCGCGGTGGTGCTGGCTGCGTTTTCGTTGATTGCCATCGTCAAAGAGTGGAGCGCACTCACCGCATCCATCAACAGCCTCGGCCCTGTGGTGTTGGCCTCCAACCTGGCCAGCTTGCTGGTCGGCTACTACCTGTCACGGGCAGCAGGGCTTGCCAAGCCGTTGGCCACGGCGGTGAGTTTTGAGATCGGTATCCACAACTCCACCTTGGCGATTTTTGTGGCGCTATCGGTCTTGGGCAATCTGCAGTTAGGTCTGCCAGCCGCTATTTACTCGGTGAGCATGTATCTCACGGCAACCGCCTTCGGATTTCTGGTATTGCGCCGCTCACCCCCGGAGAACGCACCGTAA
- a CDS encoding dienelactone hydrolase family protein, which yields MGTMVEFQRPDGKAVQGYLAVPAQAPNAPAIVVIQEWWGLNDQIRGVADRLALAGFQALVPDLYRGKSTVEAEEAHHLMTALDFGDAAGQDITGAVQFMKTRAPKVGLTGFCMGGALTLLGVTQSPDIDAAVVWYGCPPLDYIDASKIKAPLQGHWATQDQFFAIDTVDGLEAKLTAAGVGFEFHRYLAHHAFANETAVGPSRTPATQFDPVWAQQAWDRTLHFFGKHLG from the coding sequence ATGGGAACCATGGTTGAATTTCAGCGGCCCGACGGCAAAGCCGTGCAAGGCTATCTGGCCGTACCGGCCCAAGCACCCAACGCCCCGGCCATCGTGGTCATCCAGGAGTGGTGGGGTCTGAACGACCAGATCCGCGGCGTCGCCGACCGGCTGGCCCTGGCGGGTTTCCAGGCGCTGGTGCCAGACCTCTACCGCGGCAAATCCACCGTTGAGGCCGAAGAAGCCCACCACCTCATGACCGCGCTCGATTTTGGCGACGCCGCCGGCCAAGACATCACCGGTGCGGTGCAGTTCATGAAAACTCGCGCCCCCAAAGTCGGCCTCACCGGCTTCTGCATGGGCGGTGCGCTCACACTCCTGGGCGTGACCCAGTCACCGGATATTGATGCGGCTGTGGTCTGGTACGGCTGCCCGCCGCTCGACTACATCGACGCCAGCAAAATCAAAGCGCCGTTACAAGGCCACTGGGCCACCCAAGACCAGTTCTTTGCTATCGACACCGTAGACGGCCTGGAGGCCAAGCTCACCGCCGCGGGTGTGGGCTTTGAGTTTCACCGCTATCTGGCCCACCACGCTTTTGCCAACGAAACCGCTGTGGGCCCCAGCCGCACACCCGCCACCCAGTTCGACCCGGTCTGGGCCCAGCAGGCGTGGGACCGCACGCTGCATTTCTTCGGCAAACACTTGGGCTAA